The genome window TGAAATCTTGTTAAAACGTGTTCGTGATCCACGTGTACAAAACGTTACAATTACAGGTGTGGATGTTACTGGTGATCTCCAGCAAGCAACTATCTATTACAGTATCTTGTCAGATCTTGCTTCTGATGCCGAAAAGGCACAGGCTGGATTAGATAAGGCGACTGGGTTAATTCGCAGTGAATTAGGTGCACGTCTTAATATTTTTAAGACTCCAGAAATTAAATTTGTAAGAGACCCATCAGTTGCTTACGGTAGTCGAATTGATCAACTCATTAACGACTTACACAAAAAAGAAAAATAATTAGCAAAAAGGGGAGCGAGACAGAAGTCACTTGTGAGTTCGTTTTCGACGCAAAGCTAGCCTCTGTGAGCTCCCGCAAGCAACAATAGGCCTCCAACGTTCGGTTTTACCGAGCGATGGAGGCCATTGTTGTACTGCGTTATTTGTCTTTTGTGAAAGTAACTTGACTTATATCACAGCCCCTTGGAGGAATAACGATGGATGGAATAATACCCTTATATAAAGAACGTGGGATGACTAGTTTTGCCTGTGTTAGTCGACTGCGACAAATTTTAAAAACTAAAAAGATTGGTCATTCAGGAACGCTTGACCCAGGTGTAGCAGGCGTTTTACCAATTTGTGTTGGAAATGCTACCAAAGTTGTTGACTATTTGATGCAATCAGGAAAGCAATATCAAGGTGAGCTTTTAATTGGGTTTGCGACTACTACTCAAGACCTTGATGGAGACAAAATTGAAGAAAAAGTAGTTGCAGATGAAATTCCCACTAGTGAAATACTATCAGCCATGAATTCATTAACGGGGACAATAATACAAATCCCACCGATGTATTCGGCGGTAAAAGTAAATGGAAAAAAGCTTTATGAATAT of Limosilactobacillus reuteri subsp. reuteri contains these proteins:
- the rbfA gene encoding 30S ribosome-binding factor RbfA gives rise to the protein MPSKQYRVDRLAQEIQKDVDEILLKRVRDPRVQNVTITGVDVTGDLQQATIYYSILSDLASDAEKAQAGLDKATGLIRSELGARLNIFKTPEIKFVRDPSVAYGSRIDQLINDLHKKEK